The DNA window ATAGTAACTATTTTAAGCTGCCATGGCTTTGTCCTTGGTTAATATCAGGTATCGCCACGTCAGCTTAGTGTTAGGTCATGTTTCTCTAGCATCTGCTTTCAAACATTGACTGGCCAAAACACTAACCTCTTAATTGTTTGCCTCGTGCAagctccttttgtttttggcATAGGCAACAAGGGGGAGACAgatctctatattttttcagaTGCATGCTCCGAAGAATCTTGTAGGTCATTGGAGTTTTGTGACTTTTGGTGTCTAAACTTGCACCTTAGGCCATCAACTTAGCCAGCCTTTTCTTGGTATCCTATTAGGGGAAATTGATTCCACTTGTTGGACACTAATCTTTTGTTGAGGCTTTCCTGCCCGGGGGAACAAAAAGGTGGACACCACCCATAAAAGATAAGACATGGAAATCCCCAGGTgtcggtgtattttttttcaacgtaATTTCTTTACTGCCTGTCGTTTGCGGAATTTTCTTCGCAGTATCAACACTCTAGTAATTTCTTCAGACAGAATACCAGTGATATCATTTCTAAAAGTTGGAATAAATTGCACACGCACTCCTTTCTTATTGTGTAATCAGTAATCCTATTGGACTGCATGCAACAAGTCTAAAGCATTGCATAATTGCATTGATCCATCAATTGATTTCATGTAGTCAAGCACAGTAGAAGAGGTGAAATGGGGATAAAGTTTTGTTTCCTGAGGAGGCAGGTGTGGATACATCAGCTTCAAGTTTTGTTCTTGGACCCACTCTACAGACAGATGACACATTCTGACATACATACAGCTCTCTGCCTGTCTCTTCAATTCCCATCTCCTTTTCAACTTGATGTTTCCTGAAACCTCCCCATCCATGTCTGCTGCCAGGGGCCCATACAGTAAATAGGGTTTCTGGAtgacaagatgaagaagaaaataatctagaaaaaaacacTCTGGGGATGGAAGGAAGAAGCATTGCCCGGAAAACAAGGGAGTTTCCCCCACTTCCTTCATTTTCCTTCCACAGGTCACAATTTAAACCTGTCACTCAATCCAGAGCAGTAGCAACTAGTTCTTCCACTATTGCTTGCTAGGACTTGGTGAATTATGATCATGCCGGCATCGGCATGGCCTCAGATCTCTCCTCATCATCGATCGTCTTATGAACTGCCCCTGTCATGTTAAGTTGTAATTTCATTGGTTAGAGAAATGTTCTTGATGCTTACAAGTACTCAAGTACATGAATTTAGTGCTGTTTGAAGTTAACACTAACCAGTAACTGGGTACTGCAGACATGGCAGCGAAGGAGCTCTGCTGATGCATGTAGCCGTACATTGCTGTTGCTTCTGTGGCGTCTGCCTCCGGCTCTGGCCCGCAGTCGAGGTTGACACCGAACAGCCTGAGCCGCCTCGACGGTGCTGATCCTGCACTGAAGCTTGGGCTCCTGCTTTCCGTGTCGCGTGGAGACTCTTCTACAGTTGATCATCAGAAAATGGTATGAGCAGGAAGGCTCGAGGTAGGTATGAAATGGTAttcatgtttttgttttgtttatcaaCTGCTTTTGCATTCGTTTCTTTACCTGCATGGTGCATGTCGCCGTGATCATGCTCTCCTACACGGCGGTAGGCGTAGGAGTTGGCCGGACTGGTAGGGTATGAGCCCGACGTGCTGTAACACATTGGGCTCCATGGCTGCTGCTCGCCGGCATTCTGTGCAGCCGGCACGACCcggacggccggcggcgcaggTGTTTGCGCAGCGTCGCCACGGCGCCTGCAGCCGATGAAAAGACGGTCCCCGACGCCGAAGGAGCCACGCACCCTCTCGAAGTacacgacgtcgccggcgtcgaggcGCTTCTCCTTGACGTACCGGCTCCAGCCCTTGGTGAGCACGTAGCTCTGGCTGCTCGTCCAGTACGAG is part of the Oryza brachyantha chromosome 11, ObraRS2, whole genome shotgun sequence genome and encodes:
- the LOC102699438 gene encoding B3 domain-containing protein Os11g0156000: MAMNPLFSQEHPQAWPWGVAMYASFHYHHHYEKEHMFEKPLTPSDVGKLNRLVIPKQHAERYFPLAGDAADKGLILSLEDEAGAPWRFRYSYWTSSQSYVLTKGWSRYVKEKRLDAGDVVYFERVRGSFGVGDRLFIGCRRRGDAAQTPAPPAVRVVPAAQNAGEQQPWSPMCYSTSGSYPTSPANSYAYRRVGEHDHGDMHHAEESPRDTESRSPSFSAGSAPSRRLRLFGVNLDCGPEPEADATEATAMYGYMHQQSSFAAMSAVPSYWGSS